The following are encoded in a window of Sutcliffiella horikoshii genomic DNA:
- a CDS encoding protein-tyrosine phosphatase family protein, whose amino-acid sequence MTNEKKYQSLMENVFIGGADQVKDAHTNEGLDVIIDLRAETDNVEDNLPRIHMPIVDDAAKQDESVKAAIEYVVQAQQEGKKVYFHCSGGRNRTGTVAMGTLLHLGKASTVEEAERLATSIRPAINVKPELKEVLQNMYEKN is encoded by the coding sequence ATGACTAACGAAAAAAAATATCAATCACTAATGGAAAATGTCTTTATTGGCGGTGCCGATCAAGTAAAAGATGCACATACAAATGAAGGCTTGGATGTTATTATAGACTTGCGGGCTGAAACGGATAACGTGGAAGACAACCTTCCTAGAATTCATATGCCAATCGTGGATGATGCAGCCAAACAGGATGAATCGGTGAAAGCAGCTATTGAATACGTAGTACAAGCTCAACAAGAAGGAAAGAAAGTGTATTTCCATTGCTCTGGAGGGCGTAACAGAACCGGAACGGTTGCCATGGGTACCCTTCTTCACTTGGGGAAAGCTAGTACGGTGGAAGAAGCAGAAAGACTAGCAACTTCCATCCGTCCTGCAATTAATGTGAAGCCCGAATTAAAAGAAGTGCTGCAAAACATGTACGAAAAAAACTAA
- a CDS encoding endolytic transglycosylase MltG — protein MRTNLRAFAIGILFATGVMGVAYSVVSAGATSLNEESVQAYASENDLHLLSKEEYDELLPDVEPVEEKKTEQKEEEEVKEESKNNEEEAKEDTEVAEEQEETNEPFEIVIPDGMATYEITALLAREGIIEDDKKFDAYLEDKNIATKVRSGTFTMKKGMSYEEAADVLIK, from the coding sequence ATGAGAACTAATCTGAGAGCATTCGCAATTGGCATCCTTTTCGCTACAGGAGTAATGGGAGTTGCCTATTCTGTTGTAAGCGCCGGAGCAACTTCATTAAATGAAGAAAGTGTTCAGGCATATGCATCAGAAAATGACCTTCATCTGTTATCAAAGGAAGAGTATGACGAGTTATTGCCTGACGTAGAACCGGTAGAAGAAAAGAAAACAGAACAAAAAGAAGAAGAAGAAGTGAAAGAAGAGAGTAAGAACAACGAAGAAGAGGCAAAAGAAGACACGGAAGTTGCAGAAGAACAAGAAGAAACGAATGAACCTTTTGAAATCGTAATACCAGATGGAATGGCAACCTACGAGATCACCGCGTTATTAGCACGCGAAGGTATCATCGAGGATGACAAGAAGTTTGACGCATACCTAGAAGACAAAAACATTGCAACCAAGGTGCGTTCTGGAACGTTCACCATGAAAAAAGGCATGAGTTATGAAGAAGCAGCAGACGTATTGATAAAATAA
- a CDS encoding ArsR/SmtB family transcription factor, protein MSTKSSSEVLTEQQCQEECANETKVKNVKKQIDETMTNDVAKIYRALSDPTRLKIAQALNLAKELCVHDVATITDSTVATASHHLRLLRDLGLAKFRKEGKLVYYSLDDDHVRQLIDIAFTHQKEVKTREK, encoded by the coding sequence ATGTCCACCAAATCTAGTTCAGAGGTTTTGACCGAACAACAGTGTCAGGAAGAATGTGCAAATGAAACAAAAGTGAAAAACGTGAAGAAACAAATAGATGAAACGATGACAAATGATGTGGCAAAGATTTACCGAGCGTTGTCTGATCCCACGAGGTTGAAAATAGCCCAGGCGTTAAATTTAGCCAAGGAGCTCTGCGTGCATGACGTTGCAACAATTACTGATTCCACTGTCGCAACGGCTTCTCATCACCTTAGATTGTTAAGGGATCTCGGGTTGGCAAAGTTCAGAAAGGAAGGAAAGCTTGTTTATTACTCATTAGATGATGATCATGTCAGACAATTGATCGATATCGCCTTTACCCATCAAAAAGAGGTGAAGACACGTGAAAAATAA
- a CDS encoding heavy metal translocating P-type ATPase — MKNKEEQTYRIQGLTCANCAQKFENNVKKIEGVTDARVNFGASKISVSGAVSVGDIEKAGAFDKLKVSSEQEELPEEPSIPFYKKHATVLLSFVFLVAGWIAFFQQGEEHISTIILFAASIVIGGYRLFFTGINNLIRLQFDMKTLMTIAIIGAAIIGEWGEGATVVILFAISEALESYSMEKARASIRSLMNVSPKQATILIEGTEKLISVKDVKIGDRMLVKPGQKIAMDGNIVKGGASISEAAITGESIPVSKCVNDEVFAGTFNEDGLLEVEVTKRVEDTTISKIIHLVEEAQAERAPSQAFVDKFAKYYTPLIIIIAFLVATVPPLFMGLDWNTWIYQGLAVLVVGCPCALVISTPIAIVTAIGNAARNGVLIKGGVFLEEVGRIKAIAFDKTGTLTRGAPEVTDVHAFYLTEEELLKIIATLEGGSTHPLASAILQKAEEVGVADTGYTMEHFESIAGKGIKGSINGILYQAGSPNWFLGQKHPEIEGLAESIHQLQNAGKTVIVVGTSEKIFGVLGIRDEIRDSSASSVKNLREIGISNLYMLTGDNDRTAEAIGHEVEIDHVKSSLLPEDKLRYIKELREKHGSMMMVGDGINDAPALAASSVGVAMGGAGTDTALETADVALMGDDLRKLPFTIRLSRKALTIIKQNIGFSLGLKVLALLLVIPGWLTLWIAIFADMGATLLVTLNSLRLLKVKDEMKK; from the coding sequence GTGAAAAATAAAGAGGAACAAACTTACCGTATCCAAGGATTAACTTGTGCAAACTGCGCACAAAAATTTGAGAATAATGTAAAAAAGATAGAGGGCGTAACGGATGCACGAGTTAACTTTGGTGCATCTAAGATTTCAGTAAGTGGAGCTGTAAGCGTAGGTGATATTGAAAAGGCAGGGGCATTTGACAAATTAAAGGTCTCTTCCGAACAAGAGGAACTACCGGAAGAGCCGTCGATTCCTTTTTACAAAAAACATGCAACCGTACTTCTCTCGTTCGTTTTTCTCGTTGCAGGCTGGATTGCTTTCTTTCAGCAAGGTGAAGAGCATATATCTACTATTATTCTTTTCGCTGCTTCCATTGTAATAGGCGGGTATAGACTGTTCTTCACTGGAATCAATAATCTAATTAGGCTTCAATTTGATATGAAGACCCTCATGACAATTGCCATCATCGGTGCTGCGATTATCGGTGAGTGGGGCGAGGGTGCCACTGTCGTCATTCTTTTTGCAATCAGCGAAGCTCTGGAATCTTATTCGATGGAAAAGGCCCGAGCTTCAATTAGGTCGCTAATGAATGTTTCTCCAAAACAGGCGACTATTTTAATAGAAGGAACTGAAAAACTGATATCTGTCAAAGATGTTAAAATCGGCGACCGGATGCTCGTAAAGCCTGGACAAAAAATTGCAATGGATGGCAACATTGTGAAAGGTGGAGCATCCATCAGTGAAGCTGCGATTACAGGGGAGAGTATTCCTGTATCCAAATGCGTGAATGATGAGGTTTTTGCAGGGACCTTTAATGAAGATGGACTGTTGGAAGTGGAAGTCACCAAACGGGTAGAGGATACAACCATTTCCAAAATCATTCATCTAGTTGAAGAGGCTCAAGCGGAAAGGGCACCTTCCCAAGCGTTTGTGGATAAGTTCGCAAAATATTATACTCCGCTAATTATTATAATAGCTTTTCTAGTAGCCACAGTCCCTCCATTATTTATGGGATTGGACTGGAACACTTGGATCTATCAAGGCCTAGCGGTTCTCGTGGTAGGGTGCCCATGTGCACTTGTTATTTCCACTCCGATAGCCATTGTAACAGCAATAGGAAATGCTGCTCGAAATGGAGTTCTGATCAAGGGTGGGGTTTTCCTTGAGGAGGTGGGTCGAATCAAAGCGATAGCCTTTGATAAGACTGGGACCTTAACTCGAGGAGCGCCAGAAGTAACAGATGTTCATGCCTTTTACTTAACAGAAGAAGAGCTGCTAAAAATCATTGCGACACTTGAAGGTGGTTCCACTCATCCGTTAGCTTCAGCCATTCTTCAGAAAGCGGAAGAGGTTGGGGTAGCTGATACGGGTTATACCATGGAGCATTTTGAATCTATTGCGGGTAAAGGGATAAAGGGGTCCATTAATGGTATTCTTTATCAAGCAGGAAGTCCGAATTGGTTCTTGGGTCAAAAGCATCCGGAAATAGAGGGGCTGGCCGAAAGCATCCATCAATTACAGAATGCAGGAAAAACAGTAATTGTAGTCGGGACTTCTGAAAAGATTTTTGGTGTCCTTGGAATCCGTGATGAGATAAGAGATTCTAGTGCTTCCAGTGTGAAGAATTTGAGGGAGATAGGCATTTCTAACTTATATATGCTGACAGGAGATAACGATAGAACAGCAGAAGCAATTGGACACGAAGTAGAGATAGACCATGTTAAATCCAGTCTGCTGCCGGAAGATAAGCTTCGTTATATTAAAGAACTACGTGAAAAACACGGTAGCATGATGATGGTGGGGGACGGTATTAATGATGCACCTGCCCTTGCAGCTTCCTCGGTAGGAGTTGCGATGGGAGGAGCGGGAACAGATACCGCACTTGAAACAGCTGATGTAGCATTGATGGGAGATGACTTGCGAAAGCTTCCATTCACCATCAGACTGAGCCGAAAAGCACTAACTATCATTAAGCAGAATATTGGATTCTCATTGGGGCTGAAAGTTTTGGCGCTATTGCTCGTGATTCCGGGCTGGCTCACCTTATGGATTGCGATCTTCGCTGATATGGGGGCAACACTGCTTGTGACGTTAAATAGTTTGAGGCTTTTGAAGGTGAAAGACGAGATGAAGAAATAG
- a CDS encoding zinc-binding dehydrogenase → MKAVQVTGYGDVEMLETVDISIPDPKENEVLVKVKACAINNTEIWMREGAYGKDSKSGWRPEGVQFPRIPGSDITGTIVKVGNQVEESMMGKDVVLFPFTSSGEEGTEHISADMSFIGSEYDGGYAEYVVWPADLCYDMPLPSYSESAVFSVSGLTAWHMVNQIQIQPGETVMVTGANGGVGSLNVQIASKVFGAKVIAIVGDLNGEERIKELGATHVLSYKSDNLSEEILRVNQGPIDSVLDVVGDALFSTSLHVLKNGGKFCISGSAGGQKTNLDFRTLYLKHITMYGSVLGTREEFKDMLQAIAEGKIKPVIDKTFPLDKAREAQTYFKEKGKLGKILLLPEEQ, encoded by the coding sequence ATGAAAGCAGTACAAGTAACAGGATATGGGGATGTTGAAATGTTGGAAACAGTAGACATATCAATACCTGATCCAAAAGAAAATGAAGTACTAGTAAAGGTGAAAGCCTGTGCGATTAATAATACAGAAATCTGGATGAGAGAAGGGGCTTACGGCAAAGATTCTAAGTCCGGCTGGAGACCAGAAGGAGTACAATTTCCACGTATACCTGGTTCTGACATAACAGGAACCATAGTAAAAGTCGGAAATCAGGTCGAAGAATCTATGATGGGAAAAGATGTTGTTTTATTTCCCTTTACGTCCAGTGGAGAAGAAGGTACAGAACATATTTCAGCAGACATGTCCTTTATCGGTTCGGAATACGATGGTGGTTATGCGGAATATGTGGTATGGCCTGCTGACCTTTGTTATGACATGCCGCTTCCGAGTTATTCAGAAAGTGCGGTTTTTTCAGTAAGTGGATTAACTGCATGGCATATGGTAAATCAGATTCAAATTCAGCCTGGCGAAACGGTGATGGTAACAGGAGCTAATGGTGGAGTTGGGTCCTTAAATGTACAAATTGCCTCAAAAGTTTTCGGTGCAAAGGTCATTGCCATCGTAGGGGACCTAAATGGCGAGGAAAGAATAAAGGAATTAGGGGCAACTCATGTTTTATCCTACAAATCCGATAATCTTTCTGAAGAAATATTAAGAGTAAATCAAGGGCCGATAGATTCTGTATTAGATGTAGTAGGAGATGCTTTATTTTCTACATCCCTTCATGTGCTTAAAAACGGAGGGAAGTTCTGTATATCAGGCTCTGCTGGTGGGCAGAAGACAAACCTAGATTTTAGAACATTGTATCTTAAGCATATCACCATGTATGGGTCGGTCTTGGGGACGAGAGAAGAATTTAAAGATATGCTTCAGGCAATAGCGGAAGGCAAAATAAAGCCTGTCATAGATAAAACATTTCCGTTAGACAAAGCGAGAGAAGCCCAGACTTACTTTAAGGAGAAAGGTAAGTTAGGGAAAATACTTTTGTTGCCGGAAGAACAATAA
- the rnjA gene encoding ribonuclease J1 yields MKKINETNISIFALGGLGEIGKNTYVIKYQDEIIIIDAGIKFPTDELFGIDYVIPDYSYLIQNKEKIKGIFITHGHEDHIGGIPYLLKEIDAPIYAGRLALELIKERLKEHGLLKKARLVEIEEDKLVSFEYLAVDFFRTTHSIPDSYGICVKTPYGNIVHTGDFKFDLTPIGPLTNMSKIADIGKEGVLCLLSDSTNSEIPGFSLSENEISRTIHELFSQVDGRIIFATFASNMYRFKQAIEAAVLHNRKIVVLGRSLLRAVRIGTELGYLKIPKESLIEASAVNDYPDDQILVICTGSQGEPFAALSRIAYNKHPQLSVRKKDTVIFSSSPIPGNTLSINRIIDQLSRAGASVLHHKLKKIHTSGHGAQEELKLMISLLKPNFFVPIHGEYKMLKKHVSLAEECGVPLEKSFIMDNGTILELNENEASITGTVPANAIYVDGDGIGDIGTIVLRDRKIFSESGILLVVVAIDFREKKIISGPQVISRGFVFIRESEQLMGKLRDIAHTATTQSLESGNRRWSDVRSDILDQVEPYIYKITKRRPMILPILMDVSKR; encoded by the coding sequence ATGAAAAAAATTAATGAAACCAACATTTCTATTTTTGCCCTTGGCGGATTAGGGGAAATAGGCAAAAATACATATGTCATTAAATATCAGGATGAAATAATTATCATAGATGCTGGTATTAAATTCCCCACAGATGAACTTTTTGGAATTGATTATGTTATACCGGATTACTCCTATCTTATCCAAAACAAAGAAAAAATTAAAGGAATATTCATCACCCACGGTCATGAAGATCATATTGGAGGCATCCCCTACTTACTGAAAGAAATAGATGCCCCTATCTATGCAGGAAGACTTGCTCTAGAACTAATCAAAGAACGATTAAAAGAACATGGACTGTTAAAAAAAGCTAGGTTAGTTGAAATTGAGGAAGACAAACTTGTTTCCTTTGAATATTTAGCGGTAGACTTTTTCAGGACCACTCACAGCATTCCAGATTCATATGGGATTTGTGTAAAAACACCTTACGGCAATATTGTTCATACTGGGGATTTCAAATTCGACTTGACTCCTATTGGTCCTTTAACGAACATGTCAAAGATAGCAGATATAGGAAAAGAGGGCGTCCTATGCCTTCTATCAGATAGTACGAACAGTGAAATACCAGGCTTTTCTTTATCAGAAAATGAGATAAGCAGGACGATTCACGAGTTATTCAGTCAAGTTGACGGAAGAATTATTTTTGCAACATTTGCATCAAATATGTATCGCTTTAAACAAGCAATTGAAGCGGCTGTTTTACATAACAGAAAAATTGTTGTACTTGGAAGAAGTCTACTGAGGGCAGTAAGGATTGGTACGGAGCTTGGCTATTTAAAGATTCCAAAGGAGTCACTCATAGAAGCTTCCGCTGTTAACGATTATCCAGATGATCAGATACTTGTAATTTGTACTGGAAGTCAAGGCGAGCCCTTTGCCGCACTTTCCAGGATTGCTTATAATAAACATCCACAACTATCTGTCCGTAAAAAGGATACCGTTATCTTTTCATCTTCCCCTATTCCAGGAAATACACTAAGTATCAATCGAATCATTGATCAGCTTAGTAGGGCTGGGGCAAGCGTGCTGCATCACAAACTTAAAAAGATTCACACATCCGGTCACGGTGCACAAGAAGAATTAAAGCTGATGATCAGTTTATTAAAACCTAACTTCTTTGTACCGATTCACGGGGAATATAAAATGCTGAAAAAGCATGTGAGCTTGGCAGAGGAATGCGGCGTACCGCTTGAGAAATCCTTCATCATGGATAACGGTACAATCTTAGAACTAAATGAGAATGAAGCGAGTATTACAGGTACTGTTCCCGCTAATGCTATTTATGTGGACGGAGACGGTATTGGAGACATCGGGACCATTGTTTTAAGGGATAGAAAAATATTTTCTGAATCAGGTATTTTACTGGTAGTAGTGGCAATTGATTTCCGGGAGAAGAAAATCATATCTGGTCCTCAAGTCATTTCGAGAGGCTTTGTTTTTATAAGGGAATCCGAACAGTTAATGGGTAAATTACGAGATATTGCCCATACAGCAACGACACAATCACTTGAATCTGGTAATAGAAGATGGAGCGACGTCAGGTCCGATATTCTTGATCAGGTGGAACCTTATATCTATAAGATAACAAAGCGCCGTCCAATGATTCTTCCAATTTTAATGGACGTGTCAAAAAGATAA
- a CDS encoding permease — protein sequence MWREIISSFLYIAIELTVLFVLITFLVSIIQSVVPFHKMEKWLNKGNTLLSALFAVLFAFITPFCSCSTIPMVVTLLRKKVPFGIVMVFLFASPVLDPTILTIMTAMLGWKVALIYTLTTTVLSILIGLSLEKLGFEKQLKNVLLKNYQPENKGLNLKQSVAETLTLIKTVYPFLLIGAAIGAIIHGAVPTSFITQYLGGDNWWLVPVAAIIGIPLYIRLSTMIPISQMMIAKGMALGPVMALLISSAGASLPEVALLNSIFKKKLVAAFVISVISMSTISGFLFYLI from the coding sequence ATGTGGAGAGAAATAATTTCAAGCTTTTTGTACATTGCTATCGAGTTAACCGTCTTGTTCGTTCTTATTACCTTTCTGGTTTCTATCATTCAGTCTGTTGTTCCGTTTCATAAAATGGAGAAGTGGCTGAACAAGGGAAATACGCTTCTAAGTGCGTTGTTCGCAGTATTATTCGCTTTTATAACCCCATTCTGTTCTTGCTCGACCATCCCCATGGTAGTCACTTTACTGAGAAAGAAGGTGCCATTTGGGATTGTGATGGTATTCCTTTTTGCATCACCTGTATTGGATCCGACCATCCTAACTATTATGACAGCTATGCTTGGCTGGAAGGTAGCTTTAATATACACCCTAACCACAACAGTTCTTTCTATTTTAATAGGCCTGTCTTTGGAAAAACTGGGGTTTGAAAAGCAATTAAAGAATGTCTTGTTGAAGAACTATCAACCTGAGAATAAAGGACTTAATCTTAAACAATCTGTGGCAGAAACACTGACGTTAATAAAGACTGTTTATCCATTCTTGTTAATCGGTGCAGCCATTGGGGCTATTATACATGGCGCAGTACCAACATCTTTCATTACACAATATTTAGGAGGAGACAACTGGTGGCTCGTACCGGTCGCTGCAATTATTGGGATTCCTTTGTACATCAGACTTTCTACCATGATTCCCATATCTCAAATGATGATTGCTAAAGGAATGGCTTTGGGGCCTGTAATGGCATTGCTCATTAGTTCAGCAGGAGCGAGTCTGCCTGAAGTCGCATTATTAAATAGCATTTTTAAGAAAAAACTTGTGGCGGCGTTTGTCATTTCTGTCATAAGTATGTCAACCATTTCAGGATTTTTGTTTTATCTTATTTAA
- a CDS encoding glycosyltransferase family 4 protein encodes MSIIEPEKEFIRLMVCEDGNMKAEWFVHQWRKDFVKVYQSIGEDGLNIRLIGWKGTSQVSRNDAFFLDIITEIYRGSISLPEISQYNFIQAEIGVGNADRFFPFFSSNTLKVEGRIIAPAETAYQIWTPINMIAKGKWQQLAAGYTFYEKPSSALQNTRQFRSGTFQETVTSDVFYSVDSSHNLLLHEEIKNNYHIIMLSWECPPAVLGGLGQHVWQLSKQLAQAGHLVSLVTPHCLGAPETETVEGITIYRAKEVECTYDDFHLFVAQTNMNLVDQVRNLKSDKMFTTIHAHDWLVGFAARALKGFMTLPLVSTIHALEQGRSNLEYPIQLQTARWEESLIHNSDALIVCSTFMKKEVERKIHGKKEVRVIPNGVQLSNEESESVSDFLNRKSYTNLALFLGRMVPEKGITTLIEAAKKIHENHPECLFILAGKGPYLSDYQALVSQAGLEKTILFVGYLNEREKATLLKRCDMLLVPSIYEPFGIVAIEGMAAGKPVLAARTGGLSSIIRDGESGLLFEPGNAVDLSEKVSAIIENPSLSASLGEKALNEVKQKYNWEDVREQTEAVYETTVTTSSVQ; translated from the coding sequence ATGAGCATCATAGAGCCAGAAAAGGAATTTATTAGGTTGATGGTTTGCGAAGACGGAAACATGAAAGCGGAATGGTTCGTACATCAATGGAGGAAAGATTTCGTTAAGGTCTATCAGTCAATAGGAGAGGATGGGCTGAACATCAGACTGATAGGATGGAAAGGAACCTCACAGGTCAGTAGAAATGACGCCTTCTTTTTGGATATAATAACAGAAATATATCGTGGCAGCATATCACTTCCAGAAATCAGCCAATACAATTTCATTCAAGCGGAGATTGGTGTAGGGAATGCAGACAGATTTTTCCCTTTTTTTTCAAGCAACACGCTGAAAGTAGAGGGTAGGATAATTGCACCTGCTGAAACGGCATACCAGATATGGACACCCATAAACATGATTGCCAAAGGGAAATGGCAACAGTTGGCTGCAGGCTATACTTTTTATGAAAAACCCTCTTCTGCACTCCAAAATACACGTCAGTTTAGATCTGGAACATTTCAGGAAACTGTTACTTCTGATGTATTCTATTCTGTTGATTCATCACATAATCTTTTGTTACATGAAGAAATAAAAAATAACTATCATATTATCATGTTGTCTTGGGAGTGCCCTCCTGCTGTTTTAGGAGGGCTCGGACAACACGTTTGGCAACTTTCTAAACAATTGGCACAAGCAGGGCATCTCGTGTCGCTTGTGACTCCTCATTGCCTTGGAGCACCTGAAACTGAAACGGTGGAAGGGATAACCATCTACAGGGCAAAAGAAGTGGAATGCACATATGATGACTTTCACCTTTTTGTCGCCCAAACGAATATGAACTTGGTAGATCAAGTGAGGAATCTTAAAAGTGACAAGATGTTTACCACCATCCACGCCCATGATTGGCTTGTTGGGTTTGCCGCAAGGGCGTTGAAAGGGTTTATGACACTTCCATTAGTATCAACCATTCATGCGCTTGAACAGGGCAGGAGCAATCTGGAATACCCTATTCAGCTTCAAACTGCTAGATGGGAAGAATCCTTGATTCATAATTCTGATGCGTTGATAGTTTGTAGCACTTTTATGAAAAAAGAAGTGGAAAGGAAGATTCACGGTAAAAAAGAAGTTCGTGTCATCCCAAATGGGGTTCAGCTTTCAAATGAGGAAAGTGAAAGCGTATCGGACTTTTTGAATCGGAAATCATACACCAATCTTGCATTATTTTTAGGTAGAATGGTACCTGAGAAAGGGATCACCACTTTAATAGAAGCTGCAAAGAAAATACATGAAAACCATCCGGAATGTCTGTTTATCCTAGCTGGTAAAGGCCCTTATTTGTCTGACTATCAAGCATTAGTCAGTCAGGCAGGGCTGGAGAAAACTATATTATTTGTCGGATATTTAAATGAACGTGAAAAAGCAACGTTATTAAAACGATGCGACATGCTTCTTGTTCCAAGTATTTATGAACCGTTCGGAATAGTCGCCATTGAAGGTATGGCAGCTGGTAAACCAGTATTAGCGGCCAGAACTGGAGGACTTTCTTCTATTATTAGAGACGGAGAATCCGGGCTGTTGTTTGAGCCAGGGAATGCCGTTGATCTAAGTGAAAAGGTATCAGCTATAATAGAGAACCCATCCTTATCTGCTAGCCTAGGTGAAAAGGCGTTAAATGAAGTGAAGCAAAAATATAACTGGGAAGATGTAAGAGAGCAGACAGAGGCGGTTTATGAGACAACAGTTACTACTTCTTCCGTCCAGTAG
- a CDS encoding MarR family winged helix-turn-helix transcriptional regulator: MEDVRTILQVTMRRFGMLNKNCCSVKDHDISLVQSHILYELARTEGPSMQQVAETIGMDITTFSRQIQTLVKMELVEKTQSTEDKRVYHLYLTANGIKVEQEINQQMLHYLTNVFSNISEKEGEELVKSLKVLNAAMSKSDMCCKPLY, translated from the coding sequence ATGGAAGATGTTAGGACGATTCTCCAGGTTACGATGCGACGGTTCGGGATGTTGAATAAAAACTGCTGCTCGGTAAAAGATCATGATATTTCTCTGGTGCAAAGTCACATTCTTTACGAACTGGCGAGAACAGAAGGACCATCCATGCAGCAAGTAGCAGAGACAATCGGTATGGATATTACGACTTTCAGCAGGCAGATTCAAACATTGGTGAAAATGGAACTGGTGGAAAAAACGCAATCGACTGAAGACAAAAGAGTTTATCACTTATACCTCACTGCAAACGGAATAAAAGTAGAACAAGAAATCAACCAACAGATGCTTCATTACTTAACTAACGTTTTTTCTAATATAAGTGAAAAAGAAGGAGAAGAGCTTGTAAAGTCCTTAAAGGTATTGAATGCAGCGATGAGTAAAAGTGATATGTGCTGTAAACCGTTATATTGA